The sequence GGGAGGTGGCCAAGCTCTGTAACGTTGGCGACGGCAGAACCTCGTCTGGACGGAACTCTGGCAGCTCGGCGAACCGCTCCTCGAAGTACACCTCCGACAGAACCCTGCAGTGACCAATCACAGATCAGcaaccaaccaacaaacaaacaaacaaaacaattccgcaaaacaattccaccaccTCTTGGTCTGAGCACTTGTGCTCGTGCTTGTCAGTGTGCCTCTGCATAAAgcggcattcacaccaagaacgataacgataacgataacgataacgataacgataacgataacgataaaagtgttcacactgaccaacaatAAGAAAAGTCTATTCTcttgttgatgaatgtgatggctaaatcgtgatgggttctgattaaCTGTTAGCTTTTCAACTTTCTCAAAATCGGTCtaaaagtgatccccaacaataTTGTTCTTCATGTGGTTATCGTATCGTTATAATTTCACGTGAAcatcgtcattcatattaacaacagcgatatttgtttatagttatcgctaTATtcatcattcttggtgtgaacggccatTAACTCTGTGCGTGTGGAAACAAGCTTGTACTCACCCTACAGTGACCAATCACTGCTCAGCGACTAACAAACAATTCCACCACCTCTGTGCTCGCTCAAACTCACTTGTCGACAGAGTCAGAGGTGCGTTTTAAACTTATACTCACTTGTCGACAGAGTCAGAGGTGCGTTTTAAACTTATACTCACTTGTCGACAGAGTCAGAGGTGCGATTTGAGTGAATACTCACTTGTCGACAGTCAGAGGTGCGATTTGAGTGAATACTCACTTGTCGACAGAGTCAGAGGTGCGTTTTAAACTTATACTCACTTGTCGACAGTCAGAGGTGCGTTTTAAACTTATACTCACTTGTCGACAGAGTCAGAGGTGCGTTTTAAACTTATACTCACTTGTCGACAGAGTCAGAGGTGCGTTTTAAAGTTATACTCACTTGTCGACAGAATCAAAGGTGCGTTTGAGGGGCGGGGGTCGCGCCTTGACCTTTTTGGCTGGGGGGGCATCTTTCTCCCCCTGAGGGGGGGGTGGCAGGGGAGACGAGGGATGCGAGTCTTTCCACCCagcctgcaggacacacacacacacaaagagaatgtaagtcagtgtgtgtgaatgtaataACCCTTTCTAATTCTACTCAAATCCAGATATCGTGCATTTACATGTAGAAACTGCTGTCCAAAGCCACTTATTacgtcaactatattacaaagTAACTAACAACGTTGGAAGCCAGAAAATGAACCCAAACATGCTAGCATGCTAGCcaagctccttagccactacactaccaccacctgacacatcactcacactctcacagtactctcacacacacacatccacgtctacatccacacagacacacacactggcagtgtTCTCACCTCTTTGGTGGGGGCCTCTTTCCGGCCTGAGGTGGCTGGAGCATCGCCTGTGCCGTGCGGCTCTGAGGACCCCTCCTCTGCCGGTCTGGCCGGAGAGCTGCCTGATTCCGCAGGGTGATCCATCTCAAACGAGAACCGTGAggcgctctctcgctccctctccttctctctgtccttctctcgctctttctccctctctctctccttctccctctctttctccttctctctctctcgctccttctctctctcccgctctttttctcgtTCCCTCCCGCGGCTGCCGGCCTCGTAACTCCCGACGGGGATGGACGCTACGGTGGCCTTCACCTTCTGAGGGGTCCTCACGGGGTGAGACGCCAACTTAGGGGTGCCCGATGCACTgcctgagagaaaaaaaacaataatcacacatacacagactcactcatacacacactcccatatggTGTTCCCcactttctccctcacacacgacacttacacaaacacacactctctctctctctcatttgatacctacacaaacacacactcacacacacacacacacacacacacacacacacacacacacactctctcatttgatacctacacaaacacacacactctctctctctctcatttgatacctacacaaacacacactcacacacaaacacacacacacacacacacacacacacacttaagcactcctctcacctgtgtgtgtgggggcagggGGGCTGGGGGGCCGCAGTGGCGTTGTGGGACCAGCGGGGGGCGCGGGCGAGCTGGCCGGAGTCTTgccggagggggggggcagagaggagcGGTCAccctggggggggtgggggtcagcCAGCCTGTCGGCCTGCAGGGGGTAGGACTCCGACGCTCTGTCcaggctgaggtgtgtgtgtcgctcgGCCTgcggcagcgtgtgtgtgtggtgcgtgagagtgtgtgtgtgtggcgggggtggcggcggggtgtgtgtgtgcttgggcaGGATGTGGGGGCCCAAGCTAGAGGGGCCGGACACCGTGTACACCACGCTGGAGGGCGGGGCCACCGTCGCCACGGAAACCACCCCCGTCGCCAGGGTGACGCTGGTGGGGGGGTAGATGGCGGAGCCCGACGGAGGGGCAGATACAGCAGCGCAGCTAGAGGACGGGGCAGGAGCCAGCAGAGAGGGCTGacctggagagagggatagagagagagagagggagggagagagagggagggagagagagggatggagggagagagagggagggagggagggagggagggagggagggagagagagggagggagggagggatggagggagagagagggagggagggagagagagagggagggagggagggagggagggagagggagagggagggagaaagagagagagagggggagagggagggatagagagagagagagagagagagggagaaggagagagagggagagggagagagagagggagggagggagggagagatggagggagagagagggagggagggagggagagagagagagggagggagggagggagggagggagagggagggagaaagagagagagagagggagagggagggatagagagagagagggagggagggagggatggagagagagggagggagggagggagggatggagagagagggagggagggagggagggatggagagagagagagagagagggagggagggagggagagagagagagagggagggagggagggatggagagagagggagggagggagggagggatggagagagagagggagagagggagggagggagagggagagagagagagggagggagggagggagagagggagggagagagggagggagagagggagggagagagggagggagggagagggatgagagagagagggagagatggagggaagaagggaaggatgaaagagagagagagggagcacagaTATGCCGTTAGAGCCTTTTTATTTGCCATTGCTAAGGAAGCGTTGGctaacatgtagcctaaatgagCTCCGCAGGTACACTGCTCAACACTGCACCCCAACAGCTacagcaggagagaggcacATATGCTAAATGAGCTCCGCAGGTACACTGCACCCCACCAACAGCTACAACCCCAAAAccagtgtgttcatgagatcagctcTGAAAGCAAACACAGGAAACGCATGTGATGTTAATAGAACAGCTCACTATGTCTGAGCAAGAGGGAAAATGTCTCGGTGAGTGTTTCTGTCTGAAATGTTAATTTAGTGAGAAATTAAGCTGCCTATCTGTAATGAGACTGAAATGTGCCTCTCGTGCTGCTGCAAGGGAGGCCGTTGTGGTTGGAGAAGATGATAGTCACGTCAAGttggacacctcggggcacaagacttccgcacgagtctctgAGCAACACATCCAACCAGACTCTGCGTTCAAGTCATTTTTCCGCTAACGGAAGTCACTTTGCGTTCAAGTCATTTTTCCGCTAACGGAGGTCAGAATATCCGGAGATCCGATGGGGCATGACGGCACTATAACTAAATGAATTACCACAGTCCACAGAACACTCACAATTATGCTCtccccaatgtgtgtgtgtgtgtgaccagagaTTGttgttgtctggtgtgtgtgtgtgtgtgtgtgtgtgtgtgtgtgtgtgtgtgaccagagaTTGttgttgtctggtgtgtgtgtgtgtgtgtgtgtgtgtgtgtgtgtgtgtgtgtgtgtgtgtgtgtgtgtgtgtgtgtgtgtgtgtgtgtgaccagagaTTGttgttgtctggtgtgtgtgtgtgtgtgtgtgtgtgtgtgtgtgtgtgtgtgtgtgtgtgaccagagaTTGttgttgtctggtgtgtgtgtgtgtgtgtgtgtgtgtgtgtgtgtgtgtgtgaccagagaTTGttgttgtctggtgtgtgtgtgtgtgtgtgtgtgtgtgtgtgtgtgtgtgtgaccagagaTTGttgttgtctggtgtgtgtgtgtgtgtgtgtgtgtgtgtgtttgtgtgtgtgtgtgtgtgtgagacacacctGGGAGCAGTGGCTGGACGAGTGTTTGTCCAGGTGGGGCGATAGCAGTGAAGCCAAGCGTTGCCAGGGGCGATGTGACATACGCAGATCCAGAAGGGGGCGGAGTTGACTGGGTGGAGCCTGTTGTCGTGGATACCAGAGGCAAAGGAGACGGGACGCCCGGTGTGGACTGAACATACGTAATCCTgaaagaggaacacacacacacacacacacacacaccacagttcaTACACACGCCTCTAGCTCATACACAcgccttgtatgtgtgtgtatgtgtgtgtgcgtgcgtgggatGGCAgcggcattgtgtgtgtgtgtgtgtgtgtgtgtgtgtgtgtgtgtgtgtgtgtgtgtgtgtgtgcgcgtgtgcgtgtgcgtgtgtgtgtgtgctacctggttggaggcggcggcagcagcattgtgtgtgtgtgtgtgtgtgtgtgtgtgtgtgtgtgtgtgtgtgtgtgtgtgtgtgcgcgtgtgtgtgtgtgtgctacctggttggaggcagcggcagcagtactgtgtgtgtgtgtgtgtgtgtgtgtgtgtgtgtgtgtgtgtgtgtgtgctacctggttggaggcagcggcagcagtactgtgtgtgtgtgtgtgtgtgtgtgtgtgtgtgtgttacctggttgcaggcggcggcagcagcactgCCTGAGAGGGGGTGGACCCTGGGGTGACCACTGCGGCAGTTGCCATGGAAATGGGGAACGGgctcccagaatgcattgctCCTCCAGTGGAGAGCTGTGATTGGACGACAGGCATAGGAGCGATCTGGAtgatctaaacacacacacacacacacacacacacacacaagagtgatCTGGATGATCtaaaaacagaacagagcatctgagccacacactcacatacacacacacacacacacacacacacatacacacatgcgcacacaccgAAAGCTTTGCACCGAGAACACCATCTAAATATAAGAACTGTAAAAACTATAAAAATCTGTAGTTCTGagaactcgcacacacacactcacatgtatacacacacacacacactcactggtatacacacacgcacgtgcacacacacacacatacacgtgggcgcacacacacacacacacacacgttgcatgcatgcacacacacacacacacacacacacacacgttgcatgcatgcacacacacacacacacacacacacacactcaccctgacTCCTCTCCTAGGGGCTCAAGTAGCACTTGTGTGACTACACTGAAaaccacatcacacatcacacatcacacacacacacacacacacacacacacacacacacacacacacacacacactacactcgtCCAGCCACTGCTCCCaggtgtgtctcacacacacacacacacacacacacacacacacacacacacacacacacacatagccctgtacacttagcttctcctccacacccaacacatagccctgtacacttagcttctcctccccaacacatagccctgtacacttagcttctcctccccaacacatagccctgtacacttagcttctcctccccaacacatagccctgtacacttagcttctcctccccaacacatagccctgtacacttagcttctcctccccaacacatagccctgtacacttagcttctcctccacacccaacacatagccctgtacacttagcatctcctccccaacacatagccctgtacacttagcttctcctccccaacacatagccctgtacacttagcttctcctccccaacacatagccctgtacacttagcttctcctccccaacacatagccctgtacacttagcttctcctccccaacacatagccctgtacacttagcttctcctccccaacacacagccctgtacacttagcttctcctccacacccaacacatagccctgtacacttagcttctcctccacacccaacacatagccctgtacacttagcttctcctccacacccaacacacagccctgtacacttagcttctcctccacactcaacacatagccctgtacacttagcttctcctccacactcaacacatagccctgtacacttagcttctcctccacacccaacacacagccctgtacacttagcttctcctcctccccaacacatagccctgtacacttagcttctcctccccaacacatagccctgtacacttagcttctcctccacacccaacacacagccctgtacacttagcttctcctccccaacacatacagtagccctgtacacttagcttctcctccacactcaacacatagccctgtacacttagcttctcctccacactcaacacatagccctgtacacttagcttctcctccacactcaacacatagccctgtacacttagcttctcctccacacccaacacacagccctgtacacttagcttctcctccacacccaacacacagccctgtacacttagcttctcctccccaacacatggccgtggtgtactggttagggcttcgggcttgtaactggagggttggcggttcgatccccgatcaGTCCACCAcgactgaagtgcccttgagcaaggcacctaacccctcactgctccccgagcgccgctggttgggcaggcagctcactgctctgggttagtgtgtgattcacctcgctgtgtgtgttcactaattcggttaaattgggttaaatgcagagaaactaatttccctcacgggatcaaaaaagtatatattctattctattctattctattctacatagccctgtacacttagcttctcctccacacccaacacatagAGACATTAAACTAATTAACGTGCGTCGGGCCGCAGTTTGGCCAGTCCGGTTAGACCCGAGTCACGGCTTTTCGCGCTGTTTTAATGTTTGATACATTTTAGAACGTTTAAGTGTCTCTGGTCTAACTCACGTTGCGTCTGTGCGCAGTGCTTAATTTTGGGCTGCAAGAAGCACTCGCACATGTGCGTCTGTTGTTTTCCTCGTCCgcataccgaaatattgcgagCGAAATGGGCGCACTGTAGAGCCCTGGTCTTACTCACCTTACTTCCTGTTTGACCTCCATTCTggacaggaagaggagcagCCACTACAGGAAATGAGGGTTGAGAAGGGGCTTGTGCTGTCCTCACTGTCGCCATGGGAACAATCATCTTGCCCTGCAAGACTTGTGATTGCGTTTGCACTGTGAACAGATAGAAATGCTcagaaaacatgtgtgtgtgtctgaaatctgAATCCACTGTAGAGTTAGGTTTTTAATTATTTAGGAATGTATAATGTACATTATACATTCCTAAATAATTGTAGAAATCTGCTTCTGAAAtcatttttaaagagagtttttgtatgttggtgtctctctctccctctgtgtgtgtgtgtgtgtgtgtgtgtgtgtgtgtgtgtgtgtgtgcgctcctcaCCTCCCGTGTTCCCAGAGCTGACCATTCCCATTGCAGGACTGGAGGCGTATCCCGTCAATGGCCCCACCCCTGCCTGCTTCCCATTGGCCAGCGAGCCATGCGTGGGCGGGGCCGAGGGCAGGGTGAAGACGCTGGCTGGCTGGACGGACAGCTGGGGGGACGGGCTCTTGGGGTTGGAGGCGGGCAGAGTGGGCAGGATGTACTGCACCTGTGTGAGGCCAGGGGGCGCCAGAGAGGCCTGCACCAGCGTCTGTGTGAGGCCAGGGGGCGCCAGAGAGGCCTGCACCAGCGCTTTCCCGCCACCGGGGGGCACCAGAGAGGCCGGCAACAGGGACAGCGGGGCGGGACCATTACTCTGAGAGGAGGCGGGGTTAATGAGGGAGTGGGAGGGGTTTATGAGCTGCACAGCAGGCTGGCCTGAATAGGCTCCTCCCACCATCAGATTGGTCACTAGTCCTCCTGGCACCGCCCCTGCAGCCACGGGATTGGGCGAGGAGGAGTACCCAGCTCCGCCTCCTCCAGAGGCTGGTCCAATGAGGAACTGTGTGGTGGGAGGAGCTTTGGGGGTGCTGACGACGGGACGCACCACGCTTGTAACCACGGTAGACGCTCCTCTTGACGACGGAAGACACACCCCCAAACTCACAGGTCCCGCCCCCGGGAATATCATAGTcccgcctcctccgcctcctcctc comes from Sardina pilchardus chromosome 6, fSarPil1.1, whole genome shotgun sequence and encodes:
- the cicb gene encoding protein capicua homolog, encoding MFSSESPQYLRQGLSMFVWTNVEPRSVPVFPWHSLVPFLAPTQPEPAAQPGEGQQPVNQLQAAGLKKEFQGGVVQLKESSDATPQPTVSMETATPDPRERDRDGERERPDSEAESDVDDPFFPGVMPDPPMSVSPVKRRTQSLSALPKDGDKNSPGKREKDHIRRPMNAFMIFSKRHRALVHQRHPNQDNRTVSKILGEWWYALGPKEKQKYHDLAFQVKEAHFKAHPDWKWCNKDRKKSSSDGRGLSDGRGLSDGRGLSDGRGLGGPKDVRERSMSETTEPPSISLGMELKGAGSGMVGVAGRAGGEGPGGQLTRPRAFSQSAVHTLERSERGNTQALAELAQMCGDGGPQLSGRVSLSRAQRGVSEDMTSDEERMVICEEEGDDDVIEDPYPASSIDLKCKERVTDSDSENGSGDEGERKRVFAGVICSSSSSHHGRSLSLSAYPSRRYGDGEATASAERKRKRGAEGGEEQKEGCPDGGGGGGGGGGGGTMIFPGAGPVSLGVCLPSSRGASTVVTSVVRPVVSTPKAPPTTQFLIGPASGGGGAGYSSSPNPVAAGAVPGGLVTNLMVGGAYSGQPAVQLINPSHSLINPASSQSNGPAPLSLLPASLVPPGGGKALVQASLAPPGLTQTLVQASLAPPGLTQVQYILPTLPASNPKSPSPQLSVQPASVFTLPSAPPTHGSLANGKQAGVGPLTGYASSPAMGMVSSGNTGVQTQSQVLQGKMIVPMATVRTAQAPSQPSFPVVAAPLPVQNGGQTGSKIIQIAPMPVVQSQLSTGGAMHSGSPFPISMATAAVVTPGSTPSQAVLLPPPATRITYVQSTPGVPSPLPLVSTTTGSTQSTPPPSGSAYVTSPLATLGFTAIAPPGQTLVQPLLPGQPSLLAPAPSSSCAAVSAPPSGSAIYPPTSVTLATGVVSVATVAPPSSVVYTVSGPSSLGPHILPKHTHTPPPPPPHTHTLTHHTHTLPQAERHTHLSLDRASESYPLQADRLADPHPPQGDRSSLPPPSGKTPASSPAPPAGPTTPLRPPSPPAPTHTGSASGTPKLASHPVRTPQKVKATVASIPVGSYEAGSRGREREKEREREKEREREKEKEREKEREREKEREKDREKERERESASRFSFEMDHPAESGSSPARPAEEGSSEPHGTGDAPATSGRKEAPTKEAGWKDSHPSSPLPPPPQGEKDAPPAKKVKARPPPLKRTFDSVDNRVLSEVYFEERFAELPEFRPDEVLPSPTLQSLATSPRAILGSYRRKRKNSTDLDSSTEDPVSPKRKSRRRSSCSSEPNTPKSAAKCEGDIFTFERPAAEGEDLLAELEFEKVPYSSLRRTLDQRRALVMQLFQEHGFFPSAQATAAFQGRYSDIFPTKVCLQLKIREVRQKIMQTATPTETIGQLSSDPASQPGPSGMQANEGAAGAELLSEQEQEQEEEESRAAAEAQDATR